The following proteins come from a genomic window of Chaetodon auriga isolate fChaAug3 chromosome 16, fChaAug3.hap1, whole genome shotgun sequence:
- the vat1 gene encoding synaptic vesicle membrane protein VAT-1 homolog, which yields MSGEDAPAQQQNAVDQKQETKPAEEPKAEPPKTESAPAAAAEAAATPAAATEKVPEEEAFTYRALVLTGYGGYDKVKLQVKKGKPALKAGEILVRVKACGLNFADLMARQGLYDRLPSPPVTPGMECSGVVEAVGEEVTDRKVGDKVMVLNRFGLWQEVAVVPASHTFLIPEGMSFEEAAALPVNYITAYMMLFDFGNLRPNQSVLIHAAAGGVGIAATQLCKTVKDVTVFGTASASKHETISEGGVTHPIDYRTKDYVEEVRKISPKGLDIILDPLGGSDTHKAYNLLKPMGKLITYGAANMLAGQKKNLLAVAKNWYHQFSIHTLSLIQGNKSVCGFHLGYLDGEMELITQAMNTILGLYKEGKVKPRIDSTWHLEQVGDAMRKMQERNNIGKVILTTEPMPEEEKKEEPKKEDKKEDKKKDDKKKDDKKKDDAKKEEKKDDKKKEEVKKEEKKEEEKKEEPKKEEK from the exons ATGTCTGGAGAGGACGCACCTGCCCAGCAGCAAAACGCCGTGGACCAGAAGCAGGAGACCAAACCCGCCGAGGAGCCCAAAGCCGAGCCCCCCAAGACGGAGTCTGCacccgccgccgccgccgagGCAGCGGCTACCCCCGCGGCGGCCACCGAGAAGGTCCCCGAAGAGGAGGCGTTCACCTACCGCGCCCTGGTGCTCACCGGCTACGGCGGCTATGACAAAGTCAAGCTGCAGGTGAAGAAGGGCAAGCCGGCGCTCAAGGCTGGCGAGATCCTGGTTCGGGTCAAGGCTTGCGGGCTGAACTTCGCGGACCTGATGGCTCGGCAGGGGCTGTACGACCGGCTGCCGTCCCCGCCGGTCACCCCGGGAATGGAGTGCTCTGGGGTGGTGGAGGCTGTGGGGGAAGAAGTGACGGACAGAAAA GTCGGTGACAAGGTGATGGTGCTGAACCGCTTCGGGCTGTGGCAGGAGGTGGCGGTGGTGCCGGCCAGCCACACCTTCCTTATCCCAGAGGGCATGAGCTTTGAGGAGGCGGCGGCCCTCCCCGTGAACTACATCACTGCCTATATGATGCTGTTTGACTTCGGCAACCTGCGGCCCAACCAGAGCGTCCTCATTCACGCCGCTGCAG GTGGCGTCGGCATCGCTGCCACTCAGCTGTGCAAGACGGTGAAGGACGTGACTGTGTTCGGCACGGCGTCGGCCAGCAAGCACGAGACTATCAGCGAGGGCGGAGTCACGCATCCCATCGACTATCGCACCAAGGACTATGTGGAGGAAGTCCGCAAGATCAGTCCGAAAG gTCTGGACATAATACTGGACCCGCTTGGAGGATCAGACACCCATAAGGCCTACAACCTGCTGAAGCCTATGGGCAAACTTATCACCTATG gAGCGGCTAACATGCTCGCGGGCCAGAAGAAGAACCTGCTCGCCGTGGCCAAGAACTGGTACCATCAGTTCTCCATCCACACGCTCAGCCTCATCCAGGGGAACAAGTCGGTGTGCGGCTTCCACCTGGGCTACCTGGACGGGGAGATGGAGCTCATCACCCAGGCCATGAACACCATCCTGGGTCTTTACAAGGAGGGCAAAGTCAAGCCCCGCATCGACTCCACCTGGCACCTTGAGCAG GTGGGCGATGCCATGAGAAAGATGCAGGAGAGGAACAACATCGGCAAAGTGATCCTCACCACGGAGCCCATGcccgaggaggagaagaaggaagagcCTAAGAAGGAGGACAAGaaggaggacaagaagaaggACGACAAGAAGAAGGACGACAAGAAGAAGGATGATgccaagaaggaggagaagaaggacgacaagaagaaagaggaggtcaagaaggaggagaagaaagaggaggagaagaaggaagagcccaagaaggaggagaagtga